The following are encoded together in the Cololabis saira isolate AMF1-May2022 chromosome 5, fColSai1.1, whole genome shotgun sequence genome:
- the st8sia2 gene encoding alpha-2,8-sialyltransferase 8B — protein MNEHRLSPKPHRKASVRADPTAAARTSLHMDHNCSSCNSTAKASPHSWTFNKTLSLLIRKNILRFLDPERDISILKGTLKPGDVIHYVFDRHSTTNISENLYRLLPTVSPLKNQHHRRCAIVGNSGILLNSSCGSEIDSHDFIIRCNLAPVEAFSQDVGRLTSLVTMNPSVVQRAFQDLVSEEWKERFLQRLRSLSGSVLWIPAFMAKGGEERVEWALRLILQHTVDVRTAFPSLRLLHAVRGYWLTNNVHIKRPTTGLLMYTMATRFCEEIHLYGFWPFPLDLQGKPVKYHYYDTLKYEYTSRSSPHTMPLEFRTLSTLHRQGALRLHTGTCDAARRLQRDVQIQ, from the exons ATGAACGAACATCGACTCAGCCCGAAGCCTCACAG AAAGGCCTCAGTACGCGCCGACCCGACTGCAGCGGCGAGGACGAGCTTACATATGGATCATAACTGTTCCAGCTGCAACAGCACTGCCAAAGCCTCGCCACACAGCTGGACCTTCAATAAGACGCTCTCCCTCCTCATCAG GAAAAATATTCTGAGGTTCCTCGACCCCGAGAGAGACATCTCAATATTAAAGGGCACGCTAAAGCCGGGGGATGTGATCCACTATGTGTTTGATCGCCACAGCACAACAAACATCTCAGAAAACCTCTACCGCCTGCTGCCAACGGTGTCCCCACTGAAGAACCAGCACCACAGGCGCTGCGCCATCGTGGGCAACTCCGGCATCCTGCTCAACAGCAGCTGCGGCTCTGAAATAGACTCACACGACTTCATCATCAG GTGTAACCTGGCGCCAGTGGAGGCGTTCTCCCAGGATGTGGGGCGGCTCACCAGCTTGGTGACCATGAACCCGTCTGTGGTGCAGCGGGCCTTCCAGGACCTGGTCAGCGAAGAGTGGAAGGAGCGCTTCCTGCAGCGTCTCCGCAGCCTCAGCGGCAGCGTGCTGTGGATCCCGGCTTTCATGGCCAAGGGGGGCGAGGAGCGCGTGGAGTGGGCGCTTCGTCTCATCCTGCAGCACACTGTGGACGTACGCACCGCCTTCCCGTCGCTGCGCCTTCTCCACGCCGTCAGAGG TTACTGGCTGACCAATAACGTCCACATCAAGCGTCCGACCACCGGCCTCCTCATGTACACGATGGCCACCCGCTTCTGCGAGGAGATCCACCTCTACGGCTTCTGGCCGTTCCCTCTGGACCTGCAGGGCAAGCCGGTGAAATACCACTACTACGACACGCTCAAGTACGAGTACACCTCCAGGTCCAGTCCGCACACCATGCCCCTGGAGTTCAGGACCTTGAGCACTTTGCACAGACAGGGGGCGCTCCGGCTCCACACGGGGACCTGTGATGCGGCACGTAGACTCCAGAGGGACGTCCAGATCCAATAG
- the fam174b gene encoding membrane protein FAM174B, translating into MVWTYSLAVTFIAAAVWRVSSASLSLSATHLNSTASSSTFSRDELEYNTTDVTVGSRISPLMTHLPTLKSIVIFICVLTAALITCLVVKVIRSGRRIRKTRKYDIITTPAERVEMAPLNEENDEEDDSTLFDVKYR; encoded by the exons ATGGTGTGGACATACAGCCTGGCTGTAACTTTTATTGCCGCGGCTGTCTGGCGGGTCAGCAGCGCTTCACTATCTTTATCTGCGACGCACTTAAATTCAACAGCATCATCATCCACCTTCAGCCGAGATGAGCTGGAGTATAATACCACAGATGTCACCGTGGGATCCCGGATTTCACCCCTGATGACGCATCTTCCAACTCTGAAAAGCATTGTTATTTTCATCTGCGTGTTAACAGCTGCTCTCATCACATGTCTGGTCGTCAAAGTGATCAG ATCTGGCAGACGGATCAGAAAAACACGAAAATACGACATTATAACTACACCTGCGGAGCGTGTTGAGATGGCCCCTCTTAACGAGGAGAATGATGAGGAAGATGATTCAACCCTCTTCGATGTCAAATACAG GTGA